Proteins encoded together in one Oncorhynchus nerka isolate Pitt River linkage group LG19, Oner_Uvic_2.0, whole genome shotgun sequence window:
- the LOC115147108 gene encoding alpha-N-acetylgalactosaminide alpha-2,6-sialyltransferase 6-like isoform X3, with translation MGLRLVDKQGQQSQKMVIFGAIFLLMTLLILYSSNSGNDISPLYSPFRASTPHHAIKVTNLKKWAGKEGYVAVYGNKNMTLHCHHCALVTSSSHVLGSGAGPEIDHTQCVIRMNDAPTTGFERDVGNRTTLRVVAHSSVFRVVRRPTEFLNHTDHNSAVIFWGPPTKIGREAKGTLYRLIQRVSMTYSNLSSFTITPSKMHKFDTLFQKETGRDRAKSQSWLSTGWFTMVIAIEMCDNIKVYGMVPPSHCGKKPQPKKMPYHYYKPRGPEECVTYLQNEKGRKGPHHRFITEKQVFAHWAKQYNISFTHPTW, from the exons ATGGGGCTGAGGCTAGTTGACAAG CAAGGGCAGCAGAGCCAGAAGATGGTGATCTTCGGAGCCATCTTCCTCCTTATGACCCTCCTCATCCTCTATAGCTCCAACAGTGGCAATGACATCAGCCCCTTATACAGTCCCTTCAGGGCGTCCACGCCTCATCACGCCATCAAGGTCACCAACCTCAAGAAATGGGCAGGGAAGGAGGGCTATGTTGCTGTCTATGGAAACAAG AATATGACCCTACACTGCCACCACTGTGCTCTGGTGACCAGCTCCAGCCATGTACTGGGCAGCGGGGCCGGACCGGAAATCGACCACACCCAGTGCGTGATCCGCATGAACGACGCCCCCACCACAGGGTTCGAGCGTGACGTGGGCAACCGGACAACTCTCCGAGTGGTGGCCCACTCCAGCGTGTTCAGGGTGGTCAGGCGGCCCACCGAGTTTCTCAACCACACGGACCATAACTCTGCGGTCATATTCTGGGGACCGCCCACCAAGATTGGGAGAGAGGCTAAAGGAACGCTGTACCGTCTGATCCAGAGAGTGAGCATGACCTACAGTAACCTGTCCAGCTTCACAATCACGCCCAGCAAGATGCATAAGTTTGATACACTCTTTCAGAAAGAGACTGGGCGAGACAG AGCGAAGTCTCAGTCCTGGTTGAGCACTGGCTGGTTCACCATGGTGATCGCCATAGAGATGTGTGACAATATTAAAGTGTACGGGATGGTTCCACCCAGTCACTGTGG AAAAAAGCCCCAGCCCAAGAAGATGCCCTACCACTACTACAAGCCCAGGGGCCCAGAAGAATGTGTCACCTACCTGCAGAACGAGAAGGGCCGAAAGGGGCCCCACCATCGGTTCATCACGGAGAAACAGGTGTTCGCACACTGGGCCAAGCAGTATAATATCAGCTTCACTCACCCCACATGGTGA
- the LOC115147108 gene encoding alpha-N-acetylgalactosaminide alpha-2,6-sialyltransferase 6-like isoform X1, whose product MGLRLVDKQGQQSQKMVIFGAIFLLMTLLILYSSNSGNDISPLYSPFRASTPHHAIKVTNLKKWAGKEGYVAVYGNKNMTLHCHHCALVTSSSHVLGSGAGPEIDHTQCVIRMNDAPTTGFERDVGNRTTLRVVAHSSVFRVVRRPTEFLNHTDHNSAVIFWGPPTKIGREAKGTLYRLIQRVSMTYSNLSSFTITPSKMHKFDTLFQKETGRDRAKSQSWLSTGWFTMVIAIEMCDNIKVYGMVPPSHCGSMTKTFGSKRCTVKQRGEHSTVCGKKPQPKKMPYHYYKPRGPEECVTYLQNEKGRKGPHHRFITEKQVFAHWAKQYNISFTHPTW is encoded by the exons ATGGGGCTGAGGCTAGTTGACAAG CAAGGGCAGCAGAGCCAGAAGATGGTGATCTTCGGAGCCATCTTCCTCCTTATGACCCTCCTCATCCTCTATAGCTCCAACAGTGGCAATGACATCAGCCCCTTATACAGTCCCTTCAGGGCGTCCACGCCTCATCACGCCATCAAGGTCACCAACCTCAAGAAATGGGCAGGGAAGGAGGGCTATGTTGCTGTCTATGGAAACAAG AATATGACCCTACACTGCCACCACTGTGCTCTGGTGACCAGCTCCAGCCATGTACTGGGCAGCGGGGCCGGACCGGAAATCGACCACACCCAGTGCGTGATCCGCATGAACGACGCCCCCACCACAGGGTTCGAGCGTGACGTGGGCAACCGGACAACTCTCCGAGTGGTGGCCCACTCCAGCGTGTTCAGGGTGGTCAGGCGGCCCACCGAGTTTCTCAACCACACGGACCATAACTCTGCGGTCATATTCTGGGGACCGCCCACCAAGATTGGGAGAGAGGCTAAAGGAACGCTGTACCGTCTGATCCAGAGAGTGAGCATGACCTACAGTAACCTGTCCAGCTTCACAATCACGCCCAGCAAGATGCATAAGTTTGATACACTCTTTCAGAAAGAGACTGGGCGAGACAG AGCGAAGTCTCAGTCCTGGTTGAGCACTGGCTGGTTCACCATGGTGATCGCCATAGAGATGTGTGACAATATTAAAGTGTACGGGATGGTTCCACCCAGTCACTGTGG AAGCATGACGAAGACTTTTGGGTCGAAACGTTGCACTGTAAAACAGCGAGGGGAGCATTCCACAGTGTGCGG AAAAAAGCCCCAGCCCAAGAAGATGCCCTACCACTACTACAAGCCCAGGGGCCCAGAAGAATGTGTCACCTACCTGCAGAACGAGAAGGGCCGAAAGGGGCCCCACCATCGGTTCATCACGGAGAAACAGGTGTTCGCACACTGGGCCAAGCAGTATAATATCAGCTTCACTCACCCCACATGGTGA
- the LOC115147108 gene encoding alpha-N-acetylgalactosaminide alpha-2,6-sialyltransferase 6-like isoform X2 has protein sequence MGLRLVDKQGQQSQKMVIFGAIFLLMTLLILYSSNSGNDISPLYSPFRASTPHHAIKVTNLKKWAGKEGYVAVYGNKNMTLHCHHCALVTSSSHVLGSGAGPEIDHTQCVIRMNDAPTTGFERDVGNRTTLRVVAHSSVFRVVRRPTEFLNHTDHNSAVIFWGPPTKIGREAKGTLYRLIQRVSMTYSNLSSFTITPSKMHKFDTLFQKETGRDRAKSQSWLSTGWFTMVIAIEMCDNIKVYGMVPPSHCGMTKTFGSKRCTVKQRGEHSTVCGKKPQPKKMPYHYYKPRGPEECVTYLQNEKGRKGPHHRFITEKQVFAHWAKQYNISFTHPTW, from the exons ATGGGGCTGAGGCTAGTTGACAAG CAAGGGCAGCAGAGCCAGAAGATGGTGATCTTCGGAGCCATCTTCCTCCTTATGACCCTCCTCATCCTCTATAGCTCCAACAGTGGCAATGACATCAGCCCCTTATACAGTCCCTTCAGGGCGTCCACGCCTCATCACGCCATCAAGGTCACCAACCTCAAGAAATGGGCAGGGAAGGAGGGCTATGTTGCTGTCTATGGAAACAAG AATATGACCCTACACTGCCACCACTGTGCTCTGGTGACCAGCTCCAGCCATGTACTGGGCAGCGGGGCCGGACCGGAAATCGACCACACCCAGTGCGTGATCCGCATGAACGACGCCCCCACCACAGGGTTCGAGCGTGACGTGGGCAACCGGACAACTCTCCGAGTGGTGGCCCACTCCAGCGTGTTCAGGGTGGTCAGGCGGCCCACCGAGTTTCTCAACCACACGGACCATAACTCTGCGGTCATATTCTGGGGACCGCCCACCAAGATTGGGAGAGAGGCTAAAGGAACGCTGTACCGTCTGATCCAGAGAGTGAGCATGACCTACAGTAACCTGTCCAGCTTCACAATCACGCCCAGCAAGATGCATAAGTTTGATACACTCTTTCAGAAAGAGACTGGGCGAGACAG AGCGAAGTCTCAGTCCTGGTTGAGCACTGGCTGGTTCACCATGGTGATCGCCATAGAGATGTGTGACAATATTAAAGTGTACGGGATGGTTCCACCCAGTCACTGTGG CATGACGAAGACTTTTGGGTCGAAACGTTGCACTGTAAAACAGCGAGGGGAGCATTCCACAGTGTGCGG AAAAAAGCCCCAGCCCAAGAAGATGCCCTACCACTACTACAAGCCCAGGGGCCCAGAAGAATGTGTCACCTACCTGCAGAACGAGAAGGGCCGAAAGGGGCCCCACCATCGGTTCATCACGGAGAAACAGGTGTTCGCACACTGGGCCAAGCAGTATAATATCAGCTTCACTCACCCCACATGGTGA